TTTTTCCAGCCCCATTCGGCCCAATCAACGCCGTGAGTTCACCACAATGCATGTGAAGATTGATCTCTTCCAGCACCGCTTCTCCCCGTAACCTGACCCCGAAATTACGTAGCCGGGTACAGCATTCGCCACAGGATCTGATAGGGATACGCGAGGTTTGACTGGATTCACTCATAAGCTGTCAGTTTGTTGCCAACATCGCCACCATGGCCGCCCCAAGCAAAACAAGTCCAATAATGATTAGACGACGACGGCGTAGCTGCAACCGGTTCAACCCGGATTGCTCTTCCGATTCACCAGCAGGTCTCTCCCGCATATAGTCTCTGTCGTATAATCCCATAACAATCAAAAAGATGAAGCAATCAGGTTCATTTGTCCATTCTCAATGTCGCAAATCACTGTCTCAGTCCCGAGATTGCATTCTCCCTTGAGACAGACTTGCCGCGTATCTCCCGTTTCTAAAAATACAGTAACGGCTGAATATGATGACCTAATGTGAAGACCCTGTTAAAACACCCCCCCTATCTCACTATGGCATAGCGTATGCTAATTATATAAGTTGACCTGAGGTTGGTGATATTTGAGACGGTGCCTAAGGCGCTATAAAGTCTCAGATCAACTGGCCGACTGGGGTGCCCGGTAGCAGGCAAATGCTTACCACTCTAACCGCGGTTCTTCGGAACCGCGGTTTTATTTTGGGCTATCGGCTTGACGGTCTCTTTTCCGCTCCTTATCTTTCCCCCCTATGAACACCATCAGATATCCAGCCGAATGGGAAGAGCAGGACGGAGTCTTGCTGGCCTGGCCACATGCCGAAACTGACTGGAAGCCCTACCTGACCAGAGCCCAGGAAACATTTGCCCGGATCATTGCCGAAGCGTCTCACCATGCGCAAGTCATTGTGGTCACCGCCAATCCTGCGGAAGTTCATCATTTCCTCCAGCATACCAACGCCCTGTCTGACCGTATTCAGTGCTGCCCGATCCCCTCCAATGACACCTGGGCTCGTGACTTCGGACCCATCACGGTATTCGAAAATCATCACCCTGTGCTTCTGGATTGCCAATTTAACGGCTGGGGCGGCAAATTTAACGCTTATCTGGACAACGCCATTTCAGCAAAACTCAAGGAACACGGAGTCTTTGGCCCCGCTCATCTGCGTCACGTCCACATCATTCTCGAGGGCGGCAGCATTGAAACTGATGGACACGGCACCATCCTGACCACTTCTTCCTGCAACGCCAACCCGAACCGGAATCCCCATATGAACCGGAAAGATACCGAGCAGGCCTTGGCCCAGTTTCTTGGGGCAACCCGCGTTTTATGGCTGGACCACGGCTACCTTGCGGGCGACGACACCGATGGCCACATAGATATGCTCGCCCGTTTTGCCCCACATGACACCATTATCTACCAAGCCTGCGACAATCCCGAAGACGAACATTTTGCTGAACTCACCGCCATGGCAGATGAACTGAAACTCTTGCAAAACCTGACAGGTAAGCCTTATCACCTCATTCCTTTGCCCTGGCCCGCCGCCCAATATGACGAAGATCATCATCGGCTCCCCGTCTCTTATGCCAATTTTCTCATCCTGAATGGAGCCGTATTGGTCCCCATTTATAACGATCCCCGTGATCCACTTGCCCTTTCCCTCATTGGGAAAGCTTACCCCGGCCGCAAGATTATCGGCATTGACTGTTCCGCGCTCATTCTTCAGCATGGATCCCTGCACTGCGTCACCATGCAGCTTCCCAAAGGAGTTCTGGAATGAAAACCATCAAAACCGCATTAATCCAACATTCATTCGGCCCGGATCGCGCCGCCAATGTCGTCAAAAGCGTGGCGGCCATCCATCAGGCGGCCCAAGGCGGCGCCAAACTGGTAGTGCTTTCTGAACTCCACGCCTCCCTCTATTTCTGCCAGACCGAAGATCCCGATCTCTGTTCCCTCGCGGAATCCATACCCGGGCCGCTCACCGATACCTTCGCCAAGGCTGCACGCGATAATGGCGTCGTCCTTGTTGGCTCATTCTTTGAACGCCGGGCCGCCGGGCTGTACCATAATACAGCGGTAGTCTTTGAGACCGATGGCTCGATTGCCGGCCAGTATCGCAAGATGCACATTCCAGATGATCCCGCCTATTACGAAAAATTTTACTTCACCCCTGGTGATCTCGGATTTCACGCCATTCAAACCTCTGTCGGAAAGCTCGGTGTACTTGTCTGCTGGGATCAGTGGTACCCGGAAGCCGCCCGCTTGATGGCACTGGATGGTGCGGACATCCTGATTTATCCCACGGCCATTGGCTGGGAGCGAAGCGATACCCCGGCCGAAAAACAACGGCAGCTTGACGCCTGGGTCACAAGTCAACGGGCTCATGCCATTGCCAATGGAATCCCCATCCTTAGCGTCAACCGGGTCGGCTTTGAAGCCTCGCCCTCCGGCAAAGGGGGAATTCAGTTCTGGGGTCATACCTTCGCCGCAGGCTGCCAGGGAGAATTCATTACCAAAGCCAGCACCGAAAACGAGGCCCAACTCATAGTGGACGTGGACCTTGATCAAAGTGAGGCGGTTCGCCGCATCTGGCCTTTCCTGCGTGACCGCCGCATCGACGCCTATGGGGATCTTACCCGCCGCTACCGGGATAAGTCAGTAGCCAGTTTCCAGTAAGCAGTAAACAGTTGGCAGGGTCTGCTTACTGCCCTCTGCCTACTGCCCACTGGAAACTGGCTTCTACACATTCAGGCTGATCCTGAACACGGTACCCTCGTTTTTAGAAGTTGTAAATGCGACCTTTCCGCCCAGCGACTGCTCTCCAATCACCTTCATGAAATAGGTACCCATGCCCCGGCCCAGTTCAGCATGTGTCGAGAAATTCTGCTGAAAGATCCGCTTCGTTATTTCTGCCGGAATATATTGGCGATTCCAAACCGAAAAGGTCAGCACAGAGCGTTCGATCTCAGCCGTCAAACGGACCTCATCGCCCTCAATGGAGGCTTCCAAGGCATTCATAACCATCCCCCCGATAACTCGCTGCAGAAGCCAGGAGTCAGCCTTGAGCCTGAGGCCTTCCGTCTTATCCTCCACGATCAGTTTTTTCCCTTGGGCCATCGGATAGGACTCACACGTCTTCGCAATCTCTTTCAAAACATCAGCAACAGCGGTTAGTCGTAACAGCGGAAATACCCCTCCCTCCGTTTCCTGAATCAACGACTTCTGGATTCGCACTTCTTGAGCCAGTCGGATCAACACCTCAAATATATCTGAAGCCAGCATATGGCTTCTTTCTACATCCGCCGTCAGCAACAATTTACTCCGACCCAGCGCACTGACAATCATACCGCTGATATCCGAATAGAAGGCACGCTCCAAAACCGCACGCCTCTGATGAATGCTTATGTCCTGCATAAACAGAAGCACCAGCCGCCGATCCCCCAGGGGCAAGGGGCACGCCCTCACGCTGAAATACATATCTTTGTTAAGGCCGTTCTTGCGTACGGTGATAGAACAAGGACACTCAACCGGCTCATTGTTCCCCAGACACGTCATAATGGCCACCACGGCTCCACACGTGGCGCAAAATTCGGAAGTGCCACATCCGCCCTCGTGCGCAGCCGCGTGAATACATTGAAGCGCCTCGCCCGGCCGGAGTCCCAGAACCCCTGCAATATCAAAAACACCAAGTGTCTTCAAAAAGTCGTCATTGGCCGCGAGAATCTGCCGCTGTTCATTTAGAATGGCCAGGAATCCACCAACGGACTTCAGTAGGGTGTCGATGACGGGATTTCCAATCGTTGCCTTGAGTTGCTCCTGAATGTCAGCCTCAGTCATTCGGGCCGCCGGGGCATAGCAGGTATCACAAGCTGGTTTATTACCGTTAAGTATGGTCATCTATAACCTCGCTTTTTATAACACGTCATGTTTTCTGCAGATTCTCTTTTGCCCGCCGCTTACGCCCAGTGGGATAACGCACGGTTCCAGAGGCCTTTTTACCGGACGGCACCTCATCCTTCAGTCCTGCGGCAGACCGAAGCTCCTTGATCTGATCCCGCAACATGGCCGCACGCTCAAATTCCAAAGTTTCCGCGGCCTCCACCATCTCTACTTCCATTTCACGCAGCGTGGCATAGATATCGAAGTCCACACCGCTCTCCTTGGCAACCAAAGCCTCAATTTCTTTCCCCTTGTATTCAATTACAAGGCTTTCCTGGACACTTCTCTGGATGCTGCTCGGAGTAATATGATTTACGCGGTTGTATTCAATCTGAACCGCCCGCCGTTTCTCCGTAACTTCCATCATGCGCTGCATGGAGCCGGTGATTTGATCGGCATACAGAATCACCTTGCCATCAAGATGCCGGGCCGCACGTCCCGCCGTTTGAATCAGTGATGTCTCAGAGCGCAGGAATCCCTCCTTGTCAGCGTCTAAAACGGCAACGAGGGAGACCTCAGGCAGGTCCAACCCTTCCCGAAGCAGATTGACCCCGATCAGGCAGTCGAAATCACCTTTACGGAGGCTGCGCAATATTTCCACCCGCTCAATCGTGACGATATCGGAATGGAGATAACGAACCTTGAGACCCACCCCCTTGAGGTAGTCCGCCAGATCCTCGGATGTACGCTTAGTCAGGGTGGTGACCAACACACGCTCTCCCTTCGCCGCATGCGCCCGGATTTCCTCCATGACGTCATCGATCTGGTTTGCCAGCGGACGGATAATCACGGGAGGGTCGATCAGTCCAGTCGGCCGAATCAGCTGCATGACCGGGGGCAGCGAAATCTCACGCTCGAAAGGCCCCGGCGTCGCGGATGTAAAAATAATCGGTCCCGTGGAGGCCATAAATTCATCAAAATTCATGGGGCGATTGTCCTTGGCGGATGGCAATCTGAAACCATGCTCAACCAAAACCGATTTTCGAGCCTGGTCCCCGTTGAACATGCCGCGGATCTGCGGGACCGTGACATGCGATTCATCCAGTATCGTCACGAACTCCCCCTGAAAATAACTTAGTAAGGTGGCCGGTTTTTCGCCGGGCTGCCGCCCACTCAAGTGCCGGGAATAATTCTCGATGCCGGAACAAAAGCCGATTTCTTTCAGCATCTCCATATCATACATGGTTCGCATTTTGATGCGCTGGGCCTCCAGCAATTTGCCATTGGCTTCAAACCACCGGATCCGCTCTTCCATCTCCGCCACAATGGCAGCAATGGCTCCCTCGATTTTTTCGTAGGGCATCACGAAATGCGTGGCTGGGGAGATCAACACATGGTCGAGCCCCCCCTGCACATGCCCACTCACCGCATCAAACGACTGCGCGCGCTCAAGTTGATCCCCGAAGAAATCCAGCCGGACCCCTTTGACGGAATAGGAAGGAAACACATCCACCGTATCACCACGTACCCGGAACGTCCCGGGCTCGGGCGCGTAATCATTCCGAGTATACTGAATATCCACCAGCCGCTTAAGCAGTTCATCCCGATCGACCGTATCTCCCACCCGGGCCTCCACCACCATCTGCCGGTAGTCGTCCGGCGACCCTAACCCATAAATGCAGGATACGGACGACACGATGATGACATCCTCTCGTGATAGCATGGAATTGGTGGCCGAGAGACGTAACCGCTCGATCTCCTTATTGATCGAGGCATCTTTCTCAATAAAGGTGTCCGTCTGAGGAATATACGCTTCCGGCTGGTAGTAATCGTAATAACTGACGAAATACTCTACCGCATTGTCCGGGAAAAAGGTTTTCAGCTCGGAATATAGCTGGGCCGCCAAAGTCTTATTGTGAGAGATCACCAAAGCCGGGCGGCCATAACGGGCAATAACATTGGCCAAGGTAAACGTCTTCCCTGAGCCCGTGACTCCCTCAAGAATCTGAAACCGTTTTCCAGCCGCCACCCCCCGCTCCAACGCCGCAATGGCATCCGGCTGATCACCCGTGGGCTTATACGGTGCTTGAAGCTTGAACGCTGAATTACTCATGATGTAACCTGTTGATCTGTACTATTAGTATCAGAATCCCCAAAAGACTTCACCACCGATTGTTCGGGGCCAAACAGTCATATCACTGGTTGATGATCGTCTGATCCATCCGAATGTTCATTTTCTCTATTTGATTTCAGAAAAATATATGAGATTAATTAGCCAATCAAGCCATGAAGGCTGGATTATTGTATAATGCGCTTAATGATCATACTGTGAATCACCTTAAGGAGAATCTATGAAAAACATCGCTGAAAACCTGACCATCTGGTTCATCACCGGAAGCCAGCATCTGTATGGACCCAAAACCCTTGCCCAGGTCGCCGAACACTCGGGGAAAATCGTGGATGGCTTCAACGCCTCCGGCCGGATCCCTCTTAAAACGGTCTTCAAGCCGGTGGTCAAAACTCCCGACGAGATCCGCAACACTCTGACGGCAGCCAATAATGACCCATCGTGCGGCGGCGTCATCCTGTGGATGCACACGTTCTCTCCTTCTAAAATGTGGATTGGCGGACTCACCGCCTTCCGTAAGCCCATGCTCCACCTGCATACGCAATTCAACCGCGATCTGCCCTGGCCTACCATTGACATGGATTTCATGAACCTGAACCAGTCGGCCCATGGCGACCGCGAACATGGCTTCATCCATGCACGCCTGCGCCTTGAGCGTAAGGTTGTGGTCGGACACTGGCAGGATCAGGAAGTTCAAGGCCGCATCGCCGCCTGGGAACGCGCCGTGCGCGGCTGGACCGATCTGCAGGGCGCCAAGTTTGTCCGCTTCGGCGACAACATGCGCGAAGTGGCCGTCACCGAGGGCGACAAAGTCGCTGCCGAGATCCGCCTGGGTTACTCTGTAAACACCCATCCCGTAGGCGATCTGGTCGAGGTTATCAATGCCGTCAGCACCAAGGAGATCACAGCCCAGTGTGCCGCCTATGACGCTGCCTACACCGTGGCACCAGCCCTGCGCAAAGGCGGAGCCAAACGAAGCGGCCTTGAAGACGCCGCCCAGATTGAAGTCGGACTACGTACCTTCCTCGAAAAAGGCAACTTCAAGGGTTTTACCACCACATTCGAGGATCTCCACGGCTTGAAGCAACTCCCCGGCCTTGCGGTTCAGAGCCTGATGGCCGAAGGTTACGGGTTCGGCGCCGAAGGCGACTGGAAGACCTGCGCATTGCTGCGCAGCATGAAAGCCATGGCAACCGGCCTCAAAGGCGGAACAAGCTGGATGGAAGACTACACGTATCATATGGATCCGAAACGTCCGTTGGTATTGGGCGCCCATATGCTGGAAGTTTGCCCTTCCATTGCCGCCGCCAAGCCTTCGTTGCAGATCCATCCTCTGGGGATCGGCGGCAAGGCAGACCCCGCCCGGCTCGTATTCACCGCCAAGCCCGGTCCGGCACTTAACGCCACACTGGTCGATATGGGCAACCGCTTCCGCCTGATCGTCAATGAACTGAACGTGGTCAAGCCGCCGCGCCCCCTGCCTAAATTGCCAGTCGCCTGCGCAATGTGGGAGGCACTGCCGGACTTCAAAACGGCCGCCGCCGCCTGGATCTATGCTGGTGGCGCTCATCACTCCGCCTTCAGCAGCGCCGTCACAACGGAAACCCTCGAAGACTTCGCCGCCATCGCCGGCATCGAGATGATCCGCATCGGCGAAGGCACGACCATCCCGGCCCTCAAGAATGAGCTTCGCTGGAATGATATCGCGTATCACCTGCTTCAGGGCGTGGGACGGTAAATGAGAATTCAGGAGACAGGATTCAGTATTCAGAATTCTGACTACTGACTACTGAATCCTGAATACTTGATCTTTAAACAAGGAGATACTTATGGCTAAATATACGATTGGTTTGGATTACGGAACAAATTCGGTACGGGCATTGGTTGTGGATATTTCCAACGGTGCCGAAGCGGGCTCAGCGGTGCACATGTATTCTCACGGCAAGGAAGGGGTCATCCTGTCATCCGACCCCAACCTGGCGCGGCAGCATCCGGCAGATTATCTGGAAGGCGCCGAAATCACGATTAAGGCAGCCCTTGCCGCTTCAGCAAAGAAAATCAAGGGATTCAAACCGTCACAAGTGATCGGTATCGGCGTGGACACGACGGGGAGCACGCCCCTGCCAGTTGACCAGGACGGCACCGCGCTGGCCTTGACAAAAAAATTCGCCAAACATCCCGCAGCCATGGCATGGCTCTGGAAGGATCATACCGGCGTCGAGGAGGCCTCCCAGATCACCACGCTAGCCCGCAAGATGCGTCCCCAATATCTGGCGAAATGCGGCGGCATTTATAGTAGCGAGTGGTTTTTCAGTAAGGTCTGGCATTGCCTGCGGACGAGTCCTGAAGTTTTTGACGCCGCCTACACCTGGGTTGAGATGGCCGACTGGATTCCCGCCATGCTGACCGGAACCCAGAAGCCGGGCGTAACCAAAGTCTGCGTCTGCGCCGCCGGCCACAAGGCGATGTTCAATGCTGAATGGGGCGGTTACCCCGATGTCCAATTCCTCTCCAAGCTCCACCCGAAACTGGGTGCGTTACGTGGACGTCTGGCGGCCAAAGCGTATGATGTTTCCGAAGCAGCAGGCAGTTTGACAGCGGAATGGGCGGGCAAGACCGGTCTGACGGCCGGAATCCCAGTCGCCGTCGGGGCCTTTGATGCCCATCTTGGCGGGGTCGGCGCGGGCGTCGGCGAAGGCACACTGGTGAAAACGATCGGCACCAGTACCTGCGATCTGATGGTGGCGCCGGGGAACCGGAAACTCGCCGACATTCCCGGCATCTGCGGGATTGTCAAGGGAAGTATCCTTCCGGGTTATTTCGGAATGGAAGCTGGCCAATCAGCCGTGGGCGATATCTTCAACTGGTTCGTCAATTACATTGAGCCGCACGGCAAGGACGGCGGCCATGTCGCTCTGACCAACAAAGCATCTCAGCTCAAACCCGGCGCCTCGGGTCTTCTGGCACTCGACTGGAACAATGGCAACCGGACCATCCTTGTGGACCAACGGTTGACAGGTCTTCTGGTTGGGCAGACGCTTTACACAACCCCGGCGGAGATCTATCGCGCCCTGGTTGAGGCAACCGCCTTTGGCGCACTGACCATCATCAACCGGTTCGAGGAATACGGGGTGAAGGTCAAGTCCGTGGTGAACTGCGGCGGTATTGCCGAGAAGAACCCGATGGTCATGCAGATCTATGCTGATATCATTGGGCGCCCCATGAAAATCTCACGCTCGGCGCAAACCTGCGCACTGGGTTCGGCAGTGGCGGCAGCCGTGGTAGCCGGTGCCTATAAAAACGTTACAGCCGCCCAAAAGGCCATGACCGGAC
This DNA window, taken from bacterium, encodes the following:
- the uvrB gene encoding excinuclease ABC subunit UvrB — translated: MSNSAFKLQAPYKPTGDQPDAIAALERGVAAGKRFQILEGVTGSGKTFTLANVIARYGRPALVISHNKTLAAQLYSELKTFFPDNAVEYFVSYYDYYQPEAYIPQTDTFIEKDASINKEIERLRLSATNSMLSREDVIIVSSVSCIYGLGSPDDYRQMVVEARVGDTVDRDELLKRLVDIQYTRNDYAPEPGTFRVRGDTVDVFPSYSVKGVRLDFFGDQLERAQSFDAVSGHVQGGLDHVLISPATHFVMPYEKIEGAIAAIVAEMEERIRWFEANGKLLEAQRIKMRTMYDMEMLKEIGFCSGIENYSRHLSGRQPGEKPATLLSYFQGEFVTILDESHVTVPQIRGMFNGDQARKSVLVEHGFRLPSAKDNRPMNFDEFMASTGPIIFTSATPGPFEREISLPPVMQLIRPTGLIDPPVIIRPLANQIDDVMEEIRAHAAKGERVLVTTLTKRTSEDLADYLKGVGLKVRYLHSDIVTIERVEILRSLRKGDFDCLIGVNLLREGLDLPEVSLVAVLDADKEGFLRSETSLIQTAGRAARHLDGKVILYADQITGSMQRMMEVTEKRRAVQIEYNRVNHITPSSIQRSVQESLVIEYKGKEIEALVAKESGVDFDIYATLREMEVEMVEAAETLEFERAAMLRDQIKELRSAAGLKDEVPSGKKASGTVRYPTGRKRRAKENLQKT
- the araA gene encoding L-arabinose isomerase, whose product is MKNIAENLTIWFITGSQHLYGPKTLAQVAEHSGKIVDGFNASGRIPLKTVFKPVVKTPDEIRNTLTAANNDPSCGGVILWMHTFSPSKMWIGGLTAFRKPMLHLHTQFNRDLPWPTIDMDFMNLNQSAHGDREHGFIHARLRLERKVVVGHWQDQEVQGRIAAWERAVRGWTDLQGAKFVRFGDNMREVAVTEGDKVAAEIRLGYSVNTHPVGDLVEVINAVSTKEITAQCAAYDAAYTVAPALRKGGAKRSGLEDAAQIEVGLRTFLEKGNFKGFTTTFEDLHGLKQLPGLAVQSLMAEGYGFGAEGDWKTCALLRSMKAMATGLKGGTSWMEDYTYHMDPKRPLVLGAHMLEVCPSIAAAKPSLQIHPLGIGGKADPARLVFTAKPGPALNATLVDMGNRFRLIVNELNVVKPPRPLPKLPVACAMWEALPDFKTAAAAWIYAGGAHHSAFSSAVTTETLEDFAAIAGIEMIRIGEGTTIPALKNELRWNDIAYHLLQGVGR
- a CDS encoding carbon-nitrogen hydrolase, whose translation is MKTIKTALIQHSFGPDRAANVVKSVAAIHQAAQGGAKLVVLSELHASLYFCQTEDPDLCSLAESIPGPLTDTFAKAARDNGVVLVGSFFERRAAGLYHNTAVVFETDGSIAGQYRKMHIPDDPAYYEKFYFTPGDLGFHAIQTSVGKLGVLVCWDQWYPEAARLMALDGADILIYPTAIGWERSDTPAEKQRQLDAWVTSQRAHAIANGIPILSVNRVGFEASPSGKGGIQFWGHTFAAGCQGEFITKASTENEAQLIVDVDLDQSEAVRRIWPFLRDRRIDAYGDLTRRYRDKSVASFQ
- a CDS encoding ribulokinase; this translates as MAKYTIGLDYGTNSVRALVVDISNGAEAGSAVHMYSHGKEGVILSSDPNLARQHPADYLEGAEITIKAALAASAKKIKGFKPSQVIGIGVDTTGSTPLPVDQDGTALALTKKFAKHPAAMAWLWKDHTGVEEASQITTLARKMRPQYLAKCGGIYSSEWFFSKVWHCLRTSPEVFDAAYTWVEMADWIPAMLTGTQKPGVTKVCVCAAGHKAMFNAEWGGYPDVQFLSKLHPKLGALRGRLAAKAYDVSEAAGSLTAEWAGKTGLTAGIPVAVGAFDAHLGGVGAGVGEGTLVKTIGTSTCDLMVAPGNRKLADIPGICGIVKGSILPGYFGMEAGQSAVGDIFNWFVNYIEPHGKDGGHVALTNKASQLKPGASGLLALDWNNGNRTILVDQRLTGLLVGQTLYTTPAEIYRALVEATAFGALTIINRFEEYGVKVKSVVNCGGIAEKNPMVMQIYADIIGRPMKISRSAQTCALGSAVAAAVVAGAYKNVTAAQKAMTGLKPVVYRPNPAAHTVYKELYKLYRQLHDAFGTKDYTGNLHGVMKTLIEIRNKARK
- a CDS encoding HAMP domain-containing sensor histidine kinase, whose protein sequence is MTILNGNKPACDTCYAPAARMTEADIQEQLKATIGNPVIDTLLKSVGGFLAILNEQRQILAANDDFLKTLGVFDIAGVLGLRPGEALQCIHAAAHEGGCGTSEFCATCGAVVAIMTCLGNNEPVECPCSITVRKNGLNKDMYFSVRACPLPLGDRRLVLLFMQDISIHQRRAVLERAFYSDISGMIVSALGRSKLLLTADVERSHMLASDIFEVLIRLAQEVRIQKSLIQETEGGVFPLLRLTAVADVLKEIAKTCESYPMAQGKKLIVEDKTEGLRLKADSWLLQRVIGGMVMNALEASIEGDEVRLTAEIERSVLTFSVWNRQYIPAEITKRIFQQNFSTHAELGRGMGTYFMKVIGEQSLGGKVAFTTSKNEGTVFRISLNV
- a CDS encoding agmatine deiminase family protein; translation: MNTIRYPAEWEEQDGVLLAWPHAETDWKPYLTRAQETFARIIAEASHHAQVIVVTANPAEVHHFLQHTNALSDRIQCCPIPSNDTWARDFGPITVFENHHPVLLDCQFNGWGGKFNAYLDNAISAKLKEHGVFGPAHLRHVHIILEGGSIETDGHGTILTTSSCNANPNRNPHMNRKDTEQALAQFLGATRVLWLDHGYLAGDDTDGHIDMLARFAPHDTIIYQACDNPEDEHFAELTAMADELKLLQNLTGKPYHLIPLPWPAAQYDEDHHRLPVSYANFLILNGAVLVPIYNDPRDPLALSLIGKAYPGRKIIGIDCSALILQHGSLHCVTMQLPKGVLE